The Rutidosis leptorrhynchoides isolate AG116_Rl617_1_P2 unplaced genomic scaffold, CSIRO_AGI_Rlap_v1 contig510, whole genome shotgun sequence genome contains a region encoding:
- the LOC139884150 gene encoding histone-lysine N-methyltransferase, H3 lysine-9 specific SUVH1-like: MDHYPGENSMPETVDKTRVLDVKPIRCLLPIFPSSPNPQGAPFACAPPTGPFPPGVSPFYPFFTPSDHSQTPISNAVPINSFRTTANGTAGPSKRGRKKRVQPPQEAVEDISDEEDTSQRRRRRGRPRGDVNSEVDTDAAVEDILASFNLVEFDSNRRTEGDKESVAYVRLVFDLLRRKLTQIDELRGENPGAARRPDLKAGTVLLHKGIRTNVKRRVGAVPGVEIGDIFFFRIEMCVVGLHAPSMSGIDYMSVRIGENEEPIAVSIVASGGYGDNDEDADVLIYSGHGGNENADQKLERGNLALEKSLHRGNEVRVIRGIKEANSYSAKIYVYDGLYKIQESWIDKGKTGFSVFKYKLARLPGQAAGWATWKMIQQWKDGLISRDGVILPDLTSGAEKIPVSLVNDIDGEKGPSYFNYVPTLKYPRPLSPVEGSVGCFCHGGCTVGNAASCTCHQKNGHDMVYLANGIMVTPKVLIHECGSSCQCPPTCRNRVSQGGLRVRLEVFRTRNKGWGLRSWDFIRAGSYICEYAGEVVHESLADELWGENEEDYIFDATRSYRPMEIMPADFNEPAKMPFPMIISAKTSGNVARFMNHSCFPNVFWQPVSRQNDKECDLHIVFYAIKHIPPMTELTYNYGMVTPEESNQRRKTCFCGAEKCRGYFY; the protein is encoded by the coding sequence ATGGATCATTATCCTGGTGAAAACTCAATGCCTGAGACAGTTGATAAGACTAGGGTACTTGATGTGAAACCAATACGGTGTCTTTTACCCATTTTCCCATCATCACCCAATCCTCAAGGTGCTCCATTTGCTTGTGCCCCGCCAACTGGTCCTTTCCCACCTGGAGTTTCCCCATTTTACCCCTTCTTCACTCCGTCGGATCATTCTCAAACCCCCATATCAAATGCAGTTCCAATCAATTCATTTCGGACAACTGCAAATGGAACCGCTGGTCCATCTAAAAGGGGTAGGAAAAAAAGGGTTCAACCACCACAAGAAGCTGTTGAGGACATTAGTGATGAAGAAGATACGAGTCAGAGAAGGAGAAGGAGGGGAAGGCCGCGTGGAGACGTTAACTCTGAGGTTGACACTGATGCAGCAGTGGAAGACATTCTAGCATCCTTCAATCTTGTGGAATTCGACTCGAACCGACGCACCGAAGGGGACAAAGAGTCAGTTGCTTATGTCCGGTTGGTATTTGATTTGCTCCGAAGAAAACTCACACAAATCGATGAGTTAAGGGGAGAAAACCCTGGTGCTGCTAGACGCCCCGACTTAAAAGCTGGTACTGTTTTGTTGCATAAGGGGATTCGTACAAATGTGAAAAGGAGAGTTGGAGCTGTTCCAGGAGTTGAGATAGGGGATATTTTCTTTTTCAGAATAGAAATGTGTGTCGTCGGATTACATGCCCCGTCGATGTCTGGGATCGACTACATGAGTGTCCGTATCGGTGAAAATGAAGAGCCAATAGCTGTTAGCATTGTCGCTTCTGGAGGGTATGGGGATAATGATGAGGATGCGGATGTTCTGATTTACAGTGGCCACGGTGGTAATGAAAATGCTGATCAGAAGCTAGAAAGGGGTAACCTTGCTCTTGAAAAGAGCTTGCATCGTGGAAATGAGGTGAGAGTCATCCGAGGTATTAAAGAAGCAAACAGTTATTCAGCCAAAATATATGTGTACGACGGACTTTATAAGATACAAGAGTCGTGGATAGACAAAGGGAAGACTGGTTTTAGTGTATTTAAGTATAAGCTGGCTAGATTACCTGGACAGGCTGCTGGATGGGCAACGTGGAAAATGATTCAGCAGTGGAAAGATGGTCTTATTTCTAGGGATGGGGTCATATTGCCAGATCTTACTTCAGGAGCTGAGAAAATTCCCGTTTCTCTTGTGAATGATATCGACGGTGAAAAGGGACCGTCATATTTTAACTATGTCCCTACGCTTAAGTATCCAAGGCCGTTGAGTCCAGTGGAAGGTTCCGTTGGCTGCTTTTGTCATGGTGGATGCACAGTCGGTAACGCTGCCAGCTGTACCTGCCATCAGAAAAACGGTCATGACATGGTATATCTTGCAAATGGAATTATGGTCACCCCCAAAGTCTTGATTCATGAATGTGGCTCTTCTTGTCAGTGTCCGCCTACTTGTCGTAACCGTGTATCACAAGGTGGCTTAAGGGTTCGTTTGGAAGTTTTCAGAACTAGGAACAAGGGTTGGGGGCTAAGATCGTGGGATTTTATCCGAGCTGGCTCTTATATCTGTGAATATGCAGGGGAAGTTGTCCATGAATCTCTAGCAGACGAGCTATGGGGCGAGAATGAAGAGGATTATATATTTGATGCCACCCGATCTTATAGGCCTATGGAAATTATGCCGGCTGATTTTAACGAGCCTGCGAAAATGCCTTTTCCTATGATCATCAGTGCCAAGACTAGCGGAAACGTAGCTCGCTTCATGAACCATAGCTGCTTTCCTAACGTATTCTGGCAGCCTGTGTCACGTCAGAACGACAAGGAGTGTGATTTACATATCGTCTTTTATGCCATCAAGCACATTCCACCAATGACGGAGCTGACCTATAATTATGGAATGGTTACCCCTGAAGAGTCAAACCAGAGGAGGAAAACGTGTTTCTGTGGAGCTGAAAAGTGCAGAGGTTACTTTTATTAG
- the LOC139884151 gene encoding LOW QUALITY PROTEIN: alpha-L-arabinofuranosidase 1-like (The sequence of the model RefSeq protein was modified relative to this genomic sequence to represent the inferred CDS: inserted 1 base in 1 codon), whose amino-acid sequence MDSWKFTCFGFSLYLLVAACCVQHIVAQANYTGKLVVDASSGRKIPDTLFGAFFEEINHAGAGGLWAELVSNRGFEAGGPSTPSNIDPWGIIGDGSSVIISTDRSSLFERNKVALRVEVLCDNEACPAGGVGVYNPGFWGMNIEKGKTYKVVLYIRSEGPVDISVSLTGSNGILATANVVASDVSTWTKAEVLLEAKGADPKASLQLTTTKKGVVWFDQVSAMPLDTYKGHGFRKELFQMVADLKPRFLRFPGGCFVEGEWLRXWKETVGPWEERPGHFGDVWNYWTDDGLGHFEFLQLTEDLGAAPVWVFNNGIGHRDEVDTTLVAPFVQEALDGIEFARGASTSTWGSVRAAMGHPEPFDLKYVAVGNEDCGKKNYRGNYLKFYYAIKKAYPDIEIISNCDGSSRPLDHPADYYDFHIYTSANNLFSMNRQFDRTSRSGPKAFVSEYAVTGKDAADGTLLASLGEAAFLLGLERNSDVVKMASYAPLFVNTNDRRWTPDAIVFDSSRQYGTPSYWMQQFFTESSGATFHNTTLLTNSSSVVASAISWKNSDGKEYLRIKMVNMGSSIAKIKISVSGLGYNSIQSSGSSKTVLTSDNVMDENSFSNPKKVTPSQVTLDSAGKDMDVSLSPNSFTSLDLLKASTILRKKEFDSFSRSSM is encoded by the exons ATGGATTCTTGGAAGTTCACTTGCTTTGGTTTTTCGCTATACCTTTTGGTTGCTGCTTGCTGTGTCCAACATATCGTTGCACAGGCAAACTATACTGGAAAGCTTGTTGTAGATGCTTCATCTGGCCGGAAAATCCCTGACACTTTATTTGGAGCATTCTTTGAG GAGATTAACCATGCCGGTGCGGGTGGACTGTGGGCAGAGCTTGTAAGCAACAGAG GTTTTGAAGCTGGAGGCCCTAGCACACCATCAAACATTGATCCCTGGGGAATAATAGGGGATGGATCATCAGTAATCATATCAACTGATCGCTCGTCATTATTTGAACGAAATAAGGTTGCCCTTCGTGTTGAGGTTCTATGTGACAATGAAGCATGTCCAGCCGGGGGAGTTGGAGTTTATAACCCTGGATTCTGGGGCATG AATATTGAAAAGGGGAAGACCTATAAGGTGGTTCTGTACATACGCTCTGAGGGACCAGTTGATATATCTGTATCATTGACTGGGTCCAATGGAATTCTAGCCACTGCTAATGTTGT GGCATCTGATGTTTCGACCTGGACAAAGGCTGAAGTTCTTTTGGAAGCCAAAGGAGCAGATCCCAAGGCAAGCCTTCAACTTACAACGACAAAGAAGGGAGTCGTATGGTTTGATCAAGTGTCAGCCATGCCACTGGACACTTACAAG GGGCATGGATTTCGAAAAGAATTGTTTCAGATGGTCGCAGATTTAAAACCGCGATTCTTGAGATTCCCTG GTGGCTGTTTTGTTGAAGGAGAATGGCTTA AATGGAAAGAAACTGTCGGTCCTTGGGAAGAGAGACCAGGGCATTTTGGTGATGTTTGGAATTACTGGACTGATGACGGTCTTGGTCATTTTGAGTTTCTTCAA CTGACAGAGGACCTTGGCGCAGCTCCAGTGTGGGTCTTCAACAATG GAATCGGCCATCGAGATGAAGTTGACACTACTCTGGTTGCACCTTTTGTGCAA GAAGCTCTTGACGGCATCGAGTTTGCCAGAGGCGCTTCCACTTCTACCTGGGGTTCTGTCCGAGCTGCAATGGGACACCCAGAACCTTTTGATCTGAAATATGTTGCAGTTGGAAATGAGGACTGTGGAAAAAAGAATTACAGAG GAAATTATCTCAAGTTCTATTATGCTATAAAGAAGGCCTATCCAGATATTGAAATAATATCAAATTGTGACGGATCATCTCGTCCATTGGATCACCCTGCTGATTATTATGATTTCCAT ATCTATACATCAGCCAACAACTTGTTTTCAATGAATCGTCAATTCGATCGTACATCACGTAGCGGCCCAAAG GCTTTTGTGAGTGAGTATGCCGTGACCGGAAAGGATGCTGCGGACGGAACTCTTCTCGCTTCACTTGGTGAAGCTGCATTCCTTCTTGGCTTGGAAAGGAACAG TGATGTTGTCAAGATGGCAAGTTATGCGCCACTTTTTGTTAATACCAACGACAGGAG GTGGACCCCAGATGCAATTGTGTTCGATTCTTCCCGTCAATATGGAACTCCTAGTTACTGGATGCAACAATTTTTTACTGAATCTAGTGGTGCTACTTTTCACAATACTACTCTGCTCACGAATTCCTCTTCCGTTGTTGCATCTGCAATATCCTGGAAGAACTCAGATGGCAAGGAATATCTGAGAATAAAG ATGGTGAACATGGGGAGCAGCATTGCCAAGATTAAAATATCAGTGTCTGGCTTGGGGTATAACTCCATACAATCATCAGGGTCATCGAAGACCGTCCTCACATCCGATAATGTCATGGACGAAAATTCTTTCTCAAATCCAAAGAAG GTGACACCATCTCAGGTGACGCTCGACAGTGCCGGCAAGGACATGGATGTCTCGCTGTCTCCAAACTCTTTCACTTCGCTCGACTTATTGAAAGCATCAACCATTCTCCGGAAGAAGGAATTCGATTCGTTCTCTAGGTCATCAATGTAA
- the LOC139884165 gene encoding DNA-directed RNA polymerases II, IV and V subunit 11-like: protein MNAPDRYERFVVPEGVKKVSYERDTKIINAASFTVEREDHTIGNILLMQLHRDETVLFAGYKLPHPLQYKIIVRIHTTSQSSPMQAYNQAINDLDKELDHLKNVFETELAKHSRDY, encoded by the exons atGAATGCCCCCGATCGATATGAGCGTTTCGTCGTTCCTGAAGGAGTCAAAAA GGTGTCGTATGAGCGAGATACGAAGATAATCAACGCGGCGTCGTTTACCGTCGAGAGGGAGGACCACACCATCGGAAACATTCTCCTCAT GCAATTACACCGAGACGAAACCGTTTTGTTTGCTGGTTACAAGCTTCCTCATCCTCTTCAGTACAAAATCATAGTCAGG ATTCATACGACGAGCCAGTCTTCACCAATGCAGGCATACAACCAAGCGATCAATGATTTGGATAAAGAACTTGACCATCTGAAGAATGTATTTGAG ACGGAGTTGGCAAAGCACTCGAGGGATTACTAG
- the LOC139884153 gene encoding probable protein S-acyltransferase 1 translates to MAASENAITSKPRRLYQVWSGNNKFGCGGRIILGPDGSSLYLTVFLIGCPALIFCTKMLYMIDNGNPHFETPIFIIGLILTILDFIFLSLTSLRDPGIIPRNSQPPPDSDLPYESSVHSDWVSQRTSSLKLPRTKDIFINGHSVKIKFCDTCLLYRPPRASHCSICNNCVQKFDHHCPWVGQCIGLRNYPFFICFISSSTLLCIYVFTFSCINVARQDGNFWNAMSSDFTSVVLIIYCFIAVWFVGGLTVFHFYLMCTNQTTYENFRYRYDKKKNPFRKGVVNNVMDVFCKRIPPSMLKFRQWVIVQDEMGSIDSTNRGDYLGSHRGDYIGSHKYDLEMGSNKFGKNGSKQFPMIMENLDYSCSDDDLKKKKVGGGTKFPNYPSN, encoded by the exons ATGGCGGCCTCTGAAAATGCTATCACCTCAAAACCCAGAAGGCTTTATCAAGTTTGGAGTGGAAACAAT AAATTTGGATGTGGTGGGAGAATAATTCTTGGACCAGATGGATCATCTCTGTATCTAACAGTTTTCCTAATAGGATGCCCTGCATTAATATTTTGCACGAAGATGCTTTATATGATTGACAATGGCAATCCacattttgaaactcctatatttatcATAGGACTCATTCTAACTATTTTG GATTTTATCTTTCTTTCCCTAACATCTCTAAGAGACCCTGGAATTATACCGAGAAATTCACAACCTCCTCCCGACTCCGATTTACCATATGAATCAAGTGTCCACTCTGATTGGGTTAGCCAGAGAACATCCTCCTTGAAACTACCTAGGACAAAGGACATATTCATAAACGGCCACTCTGTGAAAATAAAGTTTTGTGATACTTGTTTGTTGTATCGTCCTCCACGTGCTTCTCATTGTTCGATTTGCAACAATTGTGTACAAAAGTTTGATCATCACTGTCCGTGGGTTGGCCAGTGCATTGGATTA AGAAACTACCCattctttatatgttttatatcATCTTCCACTTTGCTCTGCATATATGTCTTCACGTTTTCTTGCATAAACGTGGCTCGTCAAGATGGAAACTTTTGGAATGCTATGTCCAGTGATTTTACATCTGTTGTCCTTATCATTTACTGCTTCATTGCTGTTTGGTTTGTTGGCGGTCTCACGGTCTTCCATTTTTACCTCATGTGCACCAACCAG ACAACTTACGAGAATTTCCGATACCGATACGATAAGAAGAAAAATCCATTCCGGAAAGGGGTGGTAAACAATGTGATGGATGTGTTTTGCAAAAGGATACCTCCTTCAATGCTCAAGTTCCGACAATGGGTGATTGTACAAGATGAAATGGGATCTATCGATTCAACAAATCGTGGAGATTATCTTGGCTCACATCGTGGGGATTATATTGGCTCACATAAATATGATTTAGAGATGGGGAGCAATAAGTTTGGGAAAAATGGATCAAAACAATTTCCCATGATTATGGAAAATCTAGATTATAGTTGCTCGGATGACGATTTGAAGAAGAAGAAAGTGGGAGGAGGTACAAAATTTCCTAATTACCCTTCAAACTGA
- the LOC139884164 gene encoding magnesium-protoporphyrin IX monomethyl ester [oxidative] cyclase, chloroplastic, with translation MAAKMALIKPITKFSADPRASPCRSFSKSNTFSVKMTATSQPPTKRPSKKAMNKEIKESLLTPRFYTTDFDEMEQLFNTNINKNLNEAEFEALLQEFKTDYNQTHFVRNKEFKEAADKLQGPLRQIFVEFLERSCTAEFSGFLLYKELGRRLKKTNPVVAEIFSLMSRDEARHAGFLNKGLSDFNLALDLGFLTKARKYTFFKPKFIFYATYLSEKIGYWRYITIFRHLKENPEYQCYPIFKYFENWCQDENRHGDFFSALMKAQPQFLNDWKAKLWARFFCLSVYVTMYLNDCQRTAFYEGIGLDTKEFDMHVIIETNRTTARIFPAVLDVENPEFKRKLDRMVVINEKILAIGESDDIPLVKNFKRVPLIAALVSELIAAYLMPPIDSGSVDLAEFEPQLVY, from the exons ATGGCAGCAAAAATGGCTCTGATCAAACCCATAACCAAATTCAGCGCCGACCCACGAGCTTCACCATGCCGTTCATTCTCAAAGTCGAACACTTTCTCCGTCAAGATGACGGCGACTTCCCAGCCGCCGACGAAGAGGCCGAGCAAAAAAGCAATGAACAAGGAAATTAAGGAGTCACTCTTGACGCCTAGGTTTTACACCACGGATTTCGATGAAATGGAGCAGCTATTCAATACGAACATCAATAAGAACCTTAATGAAGCTGAGTTTGAGGCACTTTTGCAGGAATTTAAGACTGATTACAACCAGACTCACTTTGTTAGGAACAAGGAGTTCAAAGAAGCTGCTGATAAGTTACAGGGACCTTTGCGTCAAATCTTTGTTGAGTTCTTGGAGAGGTCTTGCACTGCTGAGTTCTCTGGATTTCTGCTCTACAAGGAACTTGGAAGGAGACTCAAG AAAACCAATCCAGTTGTGGCCGAGATTTTTTCTCTCATGTCCAGGGATGAAGCCAGGCATGCTGG GTTCTTGAACAAGGGACTATCCGATTTCAATTTGGCACTGGATTTGGGTTTCCTGACCAAGGCTAGGAAATACACATTTTTCAAGCCAAAGTTCATCTTCTATGCTACATATCTGTCTGAGAAAATTGGATACTGGAGGTACATTACCATTTTCAGACATTTGAAGGAGAACCCTGAGTACCAATGCTATCCTATTTTCAAGTACTTCGAGAATTGGTGCCAGGATGAGAACAGGCACGGAGATTTCTTCTCTGCTTTGATGAAAGCTCAGCCTCAATTTCTGAATGACTGGAAGGCAAAGCTCTGGGCTCGATTCTTCTGTCTCTCG GTTTATGTGACAATGTACCTCAATGATTGCCAACGAACAGCTTTCTACGAGGGCATTGGGCTTGACACCAAAGAGTTTGACATGCATGTCATCATTGAG ACCAACCGCACGACGGCTAGGATATTTCCGGCAGTGCTGGATGTAGAGAACCCAGAATTCAAGAGGAAGTTGGACAGAATGGTGGTGATCAACGAGAAGATTCTTGCAATCGGCGAGTCAGACGACATTCCTCTTGTGAAGAACTTTAAGAGGGTTCCTCTGATTGCAGCATTAGTATCTGAGCTTATTGCTGCTTATCTAATGCCACCCATTGACTCTGGTTCTGTTGACTTGGCCGAGTTTGAACCTCAGCTTGTTTACTGA
- the LOC139884154 gene encoding GCN5-related N-acetyltransferase 1, chloroplastic-like, which translates to MILPLRGLTTSRLPSLHHHKPPPPRTATISSALSIPDEALTSRGFTFHRTPQNLNLDHLNSVFVAVGFPRRDPEKIKVALEHTDSMLWVEYEKTKKPVAFARATGDGVFNAIIWDVVVDPSFQGIGLGRAVMERLVEELVSRGIVNIALYSEPRVLGFYRPLGFVADPDGIKGMVYSRKNNKKKSQFL; encoded by the coding sequence ATGATTCTTCCATTACGTGGCCTGACCACCTCCAGACTTCCCTCCCTCCACCACCACAAACCCCCCCCTCCACGCACAGCCACCATCTCCTCCGCCCTCTCAATCCCCGACGAGGCCTTAACCTCTCGAGGCTTCACATTCCACCGGACTCCACAAAATCTCAACCTAGACCACCTAAACTCCGTCTTCGTAGCGGTTGGCTTTCCCAGGCGTGATCCTGAGAAGATCAAAGTGGCATTAGAACACACTGATTCGATGCTATGGGTTGAATACGAGAAGACGAAAAAGCCCGTCGCTTTCGCCAGAGCGACCGGAGATGGGGTTTTCAATGCCATTATATGGGATGTTGTCGTCGATCCTTCATTTCAAGGGATTGGTCTTGGGAGAGCTGTAATGGAAAGGCTTGTTGAAGAATTGGTTAGTAGAGGGATTGTTAATATCGCATTGTATTCTGAACCTAGGGTTTTGGGATTCTATAGACCTTTAGGATTTGTAGCTGATCCTGATGGGATTAAAGGTATGGTTTATTCCAGAAAGAATAATAAAAAGAAATCGCAATTCTTGTAA